One part of the Rutidosis leptorrhynchoides isolate AG116_Rl617_1_P2 chromosome 1, CSIRO_AGI_Rlap_v1, whole genome shotgun sequence genome encodes these proteins:
- the LOC139890471 gene encoding uncharacterized protein, whose amino-acid sequence MYKTFFSCEPHSFKGTEGPVGSTRWFEKLESVFRISGCREMDKTKFASSKLSYGALTWWNTYANSVGMDQAFETSWEDLKRIMIVEYCPYAETVKMERELQNLKLVGTDLTSYNKRFFELALMCPHMVTPECRKITLYANG is encoded by the coding sequence ATGTACAAGACTTTCTTCAGTTGTGAACCACATTCGTTTAAGGGCACCGAAGGTCCAGTTGGTtcgactcgttggtttgagaagcttgagtcagTTTTCCGTATCAGTGGTTGTAGAGAGATGGATAAAACGAAGTTTGCATCTAGTAAGCTATCTTATGGTgcgttgacatggtggaatacctatgcaaACTCAGTAGGTATGGATCAAGCATTTGAGACCtcatgggaggatttgaaacgGATAATGATCGTAGAGTATTGTCCCTACGCtgaaactgttaagatggagcgAGAACTCCAAAACCTGAAGCTAGTAGGTACTGATTTGACTAGTTACAATAAGAGATTCTTTGAGCTTGCCCTTATGTGTCCGCATATGGTTACTCCCGAATGTCGCAAGATCACTCTTTATGCGAACGGTTAG